In Nocardioides marinus, one DNA window encodes the following:
- a CDS encoding histidine phosphatase family protein codes for MGQLLLVRHGQASFGADDYDVLSPTGWEQGRRLGAHLAAAGVAPTALLRGTMRRHRETLEAMCEGAGWSTPVDEDGRWDEFDHLGVIARFPDLPADPHTLDRRTFQALFERASARWTGGGFDGEYDESFRDFGARASAALADAVARAGSGQTAVVVTSGGVVGLVAAGLLGAAGDALPETWQRLNTVAVNSGVTRVLVGPRGTRLLTFNEHEHLGGELLTYR; via the coding sequence ATGGGCCAGCTGCTGCTGGTCCGGCACGGCCAGGCGTCCTTCGGGGCCGACGACTACGACGTGCTCTCGCCGACCGGCTGGGAGCAGGGACGCCGCCTCGGCGCGCACCTCGCGGCCGCAGGGGTCGCGCCGACCGCGCTGCTGCGCGGCACGATGCGCCGGCACCGCGAGACGCTCGAGGCGATGTGCGAGGGCGCGGGCTGGTCGACGCCGGTCGACGAGGACGGGCGGTGGGACGAGTTCGACCACCTCGGGGTCATCGCCCGCTTCCCGGACCTGCCCGCGGACCCGCACACCCTGGACCGCCGTACCTTCCAGGCACTCTTCGAGCGGGCCAGCGCCCGGTGGACGGGTGGTGGGTTCGACGGGGAGTACGACGAGAGCTTCCGCGACTTCGGCGCGCGGGCCTCCGCGGCGCTGGCCGACGCGGTCGCGCGCGCCGGGAGCGGGCAGACGGCCGTGGTCGTCACCTCCGGTGGCGTGGTCGGACTGGTGGCGGCCGGGCTGCTCGGCGCGGCCGGCGACGCGCTGCCGGAGACCTGGCAGCGGCTCAACACCGTCGCGGTGAACTCCGGGGTCACGCGGGTCCTCGTCGGTCCGCGGGGCACCCGGCTGCTGACCTTCAACGAGCACGAGCACCTCGGTGGCGAGCTGCTGACCTACCGGTGA
- a CDS encoding phosphotransferase family protein, whose product MSDTSQNLARAVREEDSFDVEALSAWLERHGERPVVEVQQFRGGASNLTYLLRTGDPAAPRDLILRRPPAGRKAAGAHDMGREHGIQAALAPVFPHVATMIGHEADESVLGSEFYVMEKVPGRILRQDFPEPIAPEAADALCQRVLDVLVALHSVDVAAVPGLAALGRGEGYVGRQVRGWIRRLDGSRTDDTGDWSDVLAWIEAHQPTDTGQVLIHNDYRLDNLVLDDDLGVRAVLDWELATVGDPLMDLSSMIAYWVEADDDELFQLFRRQPSNAPGMWTRREWVDRYCAATGHSPSERDLVFYEVFGLFRLAVIAQQIWYRYVHKQTTNESYALLGQVVSYLEQRCRRLVAESA is encoded by the coding sequence ATGAGTGACACCAGCCAGAACCTCGCCCGCGCCGTCCGCGAGGAGGACTCCTTCGACGTCGAGGCGCTCTCGGCGTGGCTGGAGCGGCACGGCGAGCGGCCGGTGGTCGAGGTGCAGCAGTTCCGGGGTGGGGCGTCGAACCTCACCTACCTGCTGAGGACCGGCGACCCGGCCGCCCCGCGCGACCTGATCCTGCGGCGTCCGCCGGCGGGGCGGAAGGCCGCCGGCGCCCACGACATGGGCCGTGAGCACGGGATCCAGGCCGCGCTCGCGCCGGTCTTCCCGCACGTCGCCACGATGATCGGCCACGAGGCCGACGAGTCCGTCCTGGGCTCGGAGTTCTACGTGATGGAGAAGGTGCCCGGGCGGATCCTGCGCCAGGACTTCCCCGAGCCGATCGCGCCCGAGGCCGCCGACGCGCTGTGCCAGCGGGTGCTCGACGTCCTCGTCGCGCTGCACTCGGTGGACGTCGCCGCCGTGCCCGGCCTGGCCGCGCTCGGCCGGGGCGAGGGGTACGTCGGTCGCCAGGTGCGCGGCTGGATCCGCAGGCTGGACGGCTCGCGCACCGACGACACGGGCGACTGGTCCGACGTGCTGGCGTGGATCGAGGCCCACCAGCCCACCGACACCGGCCAGGTGCTGATCCACAACGACTACCGGCTCGACAACCTCGTGCTCGACGACGACCTCGGCGTCCGTGCCGTGCTGGACTGGGAGCTGGCGACCGTCGGCGACCCGCTCATGGACCTCTCCTCGATGATCGCCTACTGGGTCGAGGCCGACGACGACGAGCTGTTCCAGCTGTTCCGGCGCCAGCCGTCCAACGCCCCCGGCATGTGGACCCGTCGCGAGTGGGTCGACCGCTACTGCGCCGCGACCGGCCACTCCCCGAGCGAGCGCGACCTGGTCTTCTACGAGGTCTTCGGGCTGTTCCGGCTGGCCGTGATCGCGCAGCAGATCTGGTACCGCTACGTGCACAAGCAGACCACCAACGAGTCCTACGCGCTGCTCGGCCAGGTGGTCTCCTACCTCGAGCAGCGCTGCCGTCGCCTGGTCGCCGAGAGCGCCTGA
- a CDS encoding SDR family NAD(P)-dependent oxidoreductase has product MSAADSRRVLVTGAASGLGAALADAFEARGDRVLRTDLRGAELRLDITSDEDWAGALAHVEETWGGLDVLVNNAGVAGGGRLDVAQHDEWQWIFDINLFGMVRGLRTFVPLLKRQGAGQVVNVASLAGLVHPAGMASYNAVKAAVVALTETTGHELAAHGVTAHAVCPGFFRTNLMDSLRGADAALGQVMSSLVEDSPVSAQDVAAAVLAGLDAGDELILPDESARAALHLKRADRASYDAVMRAQAANLERIAEAVDE; this is encoded by the coding sequence ATGAGCGCCGCGGACTCCCGCCGGGTCCTGGTCACCGGCGCCGCCTCCGGGCTCGGCGCCGCGCTCGCCGACGCCTTCGAGGCGCGCGGGGACCGGGTGCTGCGGACGGACCTGCGCGGAGCCGAGCTGCGGCTCGACATCACCTCCGACGAGGACTGGGCGGGCGCGCTGGCCCACGTCGAGGAGACCTGGGGCGGGCTCGACGTGCTGGTGAACAACGCCGGTGTCGCCGGCGGCGGCCGGCTCGACGTCGCCCAGCACGACGAGTGGCAGTGGATCTTCGACATCAACCTGTTCGGCATGGTGCGCGGGCTGCGCACCTTCGTGCCGCTGCTCAAGCGGCAGGGCGCGGGGCAGGTCGTCAACGTGGCGAGCCTCGCGGGCCTCGTGCACCCGGCCGGGATGGCCTCCTACAACGCGGTCAAGGCCGCGGTCGTGGCGCTCACCGAGACCACCGGCCACGAGCTCGCCGCGCACGGCGTCACCGCGCACGCGGTGTGCCCCGGCTTCTTCCGCACCAACCTGATGGACTCCCTGCGGGGTGCCGACGCGGCCCTGGGCCAGGTGATGTCCTCCCTCGTCGAGGACTCGCCGGTCAGCGCGCAGGACGTCGCGGCCGCGGTCCTCGCCGGGCTGGACGCCGGCGACGAGCTGATCCTGCCCGACGAGTCGGCACGGGCCGCCCTGCACCTCAAGCGCGCCGACCGGGCGTCGTACGACGCGGTGATGCGGGCCCAGGCCGCCAACCTCGAGCGGATCGCGGAGGCGGTCGATGAGTGA
- a CDS encoding acyl-CoA dehydrogenase family protein, which yields MDFAPSPRAADLTERTRAFIRDVVEPVEGEYLRDLAEQRRTGDPWRPLPVIEELKAEARARGLWNLWLPKEHAGEYAARFGTDGGEGLTNVDYAPIAEATGGSHLAPLVMNCNAPDTGNMEVLLRYGTDEQKAQWLEPLLAGEIRSAFTMTEPDVASSDATNMAATAVVHGDEVVVNGRKWWSTGVGHPDCRIAVFMGLRDTPENLEADPGIDRHHRHTMVLVPLDSPGVKIERLLPTMGMYDEPIGHGEVSFTDVRVPVGNILSGPGEAFAIAQGRLGPGRIHHCMRLIGLAEMALERACRRGLDRVAFGKPLANLGGNRERIADARIAIEQARLLVLHAAWKLDVGGPLNALSEVSQIKVAVPRMALEVIDFAMQIHGGGGLSDDHPLAGAWTNARALRLADGPDEVHQGVVARLELGKYGAKR from the coding sequence ATGGACTTCGCACCCTCACCCCGGGCCGCCGACCTCACCGAGCGGACCCGCGCGTTCATCCGCGACGTGGTCGAGCCGGTGGAGGGCGAGTACCTCCGCGACCTGGCCGAGCAGCGGCGTACCGGCGACCCGTGGCGGCCGCTGCCGGTCATCGAGGAGCTCAAGGCCGAGGCCCGGGCCCGCGGGCTGTGGAACCTCTGGCTGCCCAAGGAGCACGCGGGGGAGTACGCCGCCCGCTTCGGCACCGACGGGGGCGAGGGCCTCACCAACGTCGACTACGCCCCCATCGCGGAGGCCACCGGCGGCAGCCACCTCGCGCCGCTGGTGATGAACTGCAACGCCCCGGACACCGGCAACATGGAGGTGCTGCTGCGCTACGGCACCGACGAGCAGAAGGCGCAGTGGCTCGAGCCGCTGCTGGCCGGCGAGATCCGCTCGGCGTTCACGATGACCGAGCCCGACGTCGCCTCCTCCGACGCCACCAACATGGCCGCCACCGCGGTCGTCCACGGGGACGAGGTCGTCGTCAACGGGCGCAAGTGGTGGTCGACCGGCGTGGGCCACCCCGACTGCCGGATCGCGGTCTTCATGGGGCTGCGCGACACCCCGGAGAACCTCGAGGCCGACCCCGGCATCGACCGCCACCACCGGCACACGATGGTGCTCGTCCCCCTCGACTCGCCCGGGGTGAAGATCGAGCGGCTGCTGCCGACGATGGGGATGTACGACGAGCCCATCGGCCACGGGGAGGTGTCGTTCACCGACGTCCGCGTCCCCGTGGGCAACATCCTCTCCGGGCCGGGCGAGGCGTTCGCGATCGCGCAGGGCCGGCTCGGCCCCGGGCGCATCCACCACTGCATGCGACTGATCGGCCTGGCCGAGATGGCCCTGGAGCGCGCCTGCCGCCGGGGCCTGGACCGGGTCGCCTTCGGCAAGCCGCTGGCCAACCTCGGCGGCAACCGGGAGCGGATCGCCGACGCCCGCATCGCCATCGAGCAGGCGCGCCTGCTGGTCCTGCACGCGGCGTGGAAGCTCGACGTGGGGGGCCCGCTCAACGCCCTCTCGGAGGTCTCGCAGATCAAGGTCGCGGTGCCGCGGATGGCGCTGGAGGTCATCGACTTCGCCATGCAGATCCACGGCGGGGGCGGGCTCTCCGACGACCACCCGCTGGCCGGTGCGTGGACCAACGCCCGCGCCCTGCGGCTGGCCGACGGACCCGACGAGGTGCACCAGGGCGTCGTCGCGCGCCTGGAGCTCGGCAAGTACGGAGCGAAGCGATGA
- a CDS encoding ATP-binding cassette domain-containing protein produces the protein MGEGEPDRALVEVRDLHVRFGEVEAVGGVHLTAYAGRATALLGRNGAGKSTTMRVLAGVVPPTSGSVLVAGHDVRRHPMAAKRAVGYCPDVGGLVPRATPWEHLQLAARLRRLPTGWEPRARDLLERFELGDVAHRVTAGFSHGMGRRLSVVLAALHEPQVLLLDEPFDGVDPLGVEATLEVVADARSRGAAVLVSTHLRELAIEACSTVSVLRGGAQVAEMSALDMAGEEGARAYRSLLD, from the coding sequence GTGGGTGAGGGAGAGCCGGACCGGGCGCTGGTCGAGGTGCGCGACCTGCACGTGCGCTTCGGCGAGGTCGAGGCCGTGGGCGGCGTGCACCTGACGGCGTACGCCGGTCGCGCGACCGCGCTCCTGGGGCGCAACGGGGCCGGCAAGTCCACGACGATGCGGGTGCTCGCGGGGGTGGTGCCGCCCACGAGTGGCAGCGTCCTGGTCGCCGGGCACGACGTGCGACGGCACCCGATGGCGGCCAAGCGCGCGGTGGGCTACTGCCCCGACGTCGGCGGCCTGGTGCCGCGGGCGACCCCGTGGGAGCACCTGCAGCTGGCGGCACGCCTGCGCCGGCTGCCGACGGGCTGGGAGCCCCGGGCGCGGGACCTGCTGGAGCGCTTCGAGCTCGGCGACGTCGCCCACCGGGTGACGGCCGGCTTCTCGCACGGCATGGGCCGGCGGCTCTCCGTGGTGCTCGCGGCGCTGCACGAGCCGCAGGTGCTGCTGCTCGACGAGCCCTTCGACGGCGTGGACCCCCTGGGGGTCGAGGCCACCCTGGAGGTCGTCGCCGACGCCCGCTCGCGCGGTGCCGCGGTGCTCGTCTCCACCCACCTGCGCGAGCTGGCGATCGAGGCCTGCTCGACGGTCTCCGTCCTGCGCGGGGGTGCCCAGGTCGCCGAGATGAGCGCGCTCGACATGGCCGGCGAGGAGGGGGCGCGTGCCTACCGCTCGCTCCTGGACTGA
- a CDS encoding 3-hydroxyacyl-CoA dehydrogenase NAD-binding domain-containing protein codes for MSTTETQTAVRYEKDADGIVTLTLDDPTSSANTMNDLYRASINAAIDRLYDELAADESSVKGVVIASAKKTFFAGGNLKGMVTAGPEDAEDVFRMAEDVKAGLRRLEKLPKPVVAAINGAALGGGLEITLACNRRVCVDDRSVKLGLPEVSLGLLPGGGGVTRIVRMFGLQEGLMGFLLEGKQFSPAEAKEKGLVDELVATREELVPAAKAWILANPDAHQNPWDAPGYKMPGGSPKSPALAGFLPAFPALLRKQTKGAVYPAARAILSAAVEGANRDFDTASRIESRYLTNLIVNQGSKNMIQAFFFDLQAINAGKLRPQGIEPWKATKVAVLGAGMMGAGIAYSCARAGMEVVLKDVSAEAAAKGKAYSEKINEKAVSRGKLTQEKSEELLGRITPTDDYADLAGCDLVIEAVFEDPSLKHQVFAEAAKHVNADALLCSNTSTLPITELAEGVDRPADFIGLHFFSPVDKMPLVEIIKGRATSDEALAKAYDVVQQIKKTPIVVNDSRGFYTSRVIGTMVNEGLALLAEGCAPYSVERAATQAGYPVGPLQLTDELNMELMAKIAKATKDAAERDGGTYEPHPGSLVVEKMIELGRPSRLKGAGFFEYVDGKRGSIWSGLAEVYPVAEEQIPFVDMKERMLFAEAIETAKCFEEGVIESAAAANIGSIMGIGFPPMTGGAAQFMTGYEGPEGTVAAGEIGLAAFVKRADDLADKYGERFRATQYLRDLVAKGESFPA; via the coding sequence ATGAGCACCACCGAGACCCAGACCGCCGTCCGCTACGAGAAGGACGCCGACGGCATCGTCACCCTCACCCTCGACGACCCCACGTCGTCGGCGAACACCATGAACGACCTGTACCGCGCGTCGATCAACGCCGCGATCGACCGCCTCTACGACGAGCTCGCCGCTGACGAGTCGTCGGTCAAGGGTGTGGTGATCGCCAGCGCGAAGAAGACCTTCTTCGCCGGCGGCAACCTCAAGGGCATGGTCACCGCCGGCCCTGAGGACGCCGAGGACGTCTTCCGGATGGCCGAGGACGTCAAGGCCGGCCTTCGCCGTCTGGAGAAGCTGCCCAAGCCGGTCGTCGCCGCCATCAACGGGGCGGCGCTGGGCGGCGGCCTCGAGATCACCCTGGCCTGCAACCGCCGCGTCTGCGTCGACGACCGCTCGGTCAAGCTCGGCCTCCCCGAGGTCAGCCTCGGCCTGCTGCCCGGCGGCGGCGGCGTGACCCGCATCGTGCGGATGTTCGGCCTGCAGGAGGGCCTGATGGGCTTCCTGCTCGAGGGCAAGCAGTTCAGCCCCGCCGAGGCCAAGGAGAAGGGCCTGGTCGACGAACTGGTCGCCACCCGCGAGGAGCTCGTCCCCGCCGCGAAGGCGTGGATCCTCGCCAACCCCGACGCCCACCAGAACCCTTGGGACGCGCCCGGCTACAAGATGCCCGGTGGCTCCCCGAAGTCCCCCGCGCTGGCCGGCTTCCTGCCCGCCTTCCCCGCCCTCCTGCGCAAGCAGACCAAGGGTGCGGTCTACCCCGCCGCCCGCGCGATCCTCTCCGCGGCCGTCGAGGGCGCCAACCGTGACTTCGACACCGCCTCGCGGATCGAGTCGCGCTACCTGACGAACCTCATCGTCAACCAGGGCTCGAAGAACATGATCCAGGCGTTCTTCTTCGACCTGCAGGCGATCAACGCCGGCAAGCTGCGCCCCCAGGGCATCGAGCCGTGGAAGGCCACCAAGGTCGCCGTCCTCGGCGCCGGCATGATGGGCGCCGGCATCGCCTACTCCTGCGCCCGCGCGGGCATGGAGGTCGTGCTCAAGGACGTCTCGGCCGAGGCCGCGGCCAAGGGCAAGGCCTACTCGGAGAAGATCAACGAGAAGGCCGTCTCCCGCGGCAAGCTCACGCAGGAGAAGTCCGAGGAGCTGCTCGGCCGGATCACCCCGACCGACGACTACGCCGACCTCGCCGGGTGCGACCTGGTGATCGAGGCCGTCTTCGAGGACCCCTCGCTCAAGCACCAGGTCTTCGCCGAGGCCGCCAAGCACGTCAACGCCGACGCGCTGCTGTGCTCCAACACCTCGACGCTGCCGATCACCGAGCTCGCCGAGGGCGTGGACCGCCCCGCCGACTTCATCGGCCTGCACTTCTTCAGCCCCGTGGACAAGATGCCGCTGGTCGAGATCATCAAGGGCAGGGCCACCTCCGACGAGGCGCTGGCCAAGGCCTACGACGTGGTGCAGCAGATCAAGAAGACCCCGATCGTCGTCAACGACAGCCGCGGCTTCTACACCTCGCGCGTCATCGGCACGATGGTCAACGAGGGCCTGGCGCTGCTGGCCGAGGGCTGCGCGCCGTACTCCGTCGAGCGGGCGGCCACCCAGGCCGGCTACCCCGTCGGCCCGCTGCAGCTGACCGACGAGCTCAACATGGAGCTGATGGCCAAGATCGCCAAGGCCACCAAGGACGCCGCCGAGCGCGACGGCGGCACCTACGAGCCGCACCCCGGCTCGCTGGTGGTGGAGAAGATGATCGAGCTCGGTCGCCCCTCGCGCCTCAAGGGCGCCGGCTTCTTCGAGTACGTCGACGGCAAGCGCGGCTCGATCTGGTCGGGCCTGGCCGAGGTCTACCCGGTCGCCGAGGAGCAGATCCCGTTCGTCGACATGAAGGAGCGGATGCTCTTCGCCGAGGCGATCGAGACCGCGAAGTGCTTCGAGGAGGGCGTCATCGAGTCGGCGGCCGCCGCGAACATCGGCTCGATCATGGGCATCGGCTTCCCGCCGATGACCGGTGGCGCCGCGCAGTTCATGACCGGCTACGAGGGCCCCGAGGGGACCGTCGCCGCCGGTGAGATCGGCCTCGCGGCGTTCGTGAAGCGCGCCGACGACCTGGCCGACAAGTACGGCGAGCGGTTCCGCGCGACGCAGTACCTGCGCGACCTGGTGGCCAAGGGCGAGTCCTTCCCCGCCTGA
- a CDS encoding acetyl-CoA C-acetyltransferase: protein MAEAFVYDHIRTPRGKGKAAGSLHEVKPVDLVVGLLDELRTRNPGMDPARVDDVVLGVVTPVGEQGGDIAKTAALAAGYPDTVAGVQLNRFCASGLEAVNQAAGRIRGGMEDLILAGGVESMSNAPMGSDGGAWASDPATALTTGFVPQGIGADLIATLEGWSREDVDAFAAESNHRAAKAWANGYFADSVIPVKDRNGLTVLDHDELIRPDTSVEGLAGLKASFAQIGADAGFDEVALEKYHWVEKINHVHHAGNSSGIVDGAALMAIGTEQVGAELGLTPRARIVSMAVSGADPTIMLTGPAPAARKALAKAGLETKDIDLFEINEAFAAVAMRFMRDMGITDEITNVNGGAIAMGHPLGATGAMILGTLIDELQRRDQKRGLATLCVGGGMGIATIVEIV, encoded by the coding sequence ATGGCTGAAGCATTCGTGTACGACCACATCCGTACGCCGCGAGGCAAGGGCAAGGCGGCGGGCTCGCTGCACGAGGTCAAGCCGGTGGACCTGGTGGTCGGCCTGCTCGACGAGCTCAGGACGCGCAACCCGGGCATGGACCCCGCCCGCGTCGACGACGTGGTGCTGGGCGTCGTGACCCCGGTCGGCGAGCAGGGTGGCGACATCGCCAAGACCGCGGCGCTGGCCGCCGGCTACCCCGACACCGTCGCCGGTGTGCAGCTCAACCGCTTCTGCGCCTCGGGCCTCGAGGCCGTCAACCAGGCCGCCGGCCGGATCCGCGGCGGCATGGAGGACCTCATCCTCGCCGGTGGCGTGGAGTCGATGTCCAACGCCCCGATGGGCTCCGACGGCGGCGCCTGGGCCTCGGACCCGGCCACCGCGCTCACCACCGGCTTCGTGCCCCAGGGCATCGGTGCCGACCTGATCGCCACCCTCGAGGGCTGGAGCCGTGAGGACGTCGACGCGTTCGCCGCCGAGTCCAACCACCGGGCCGCCAAGGCCTGGGCCAACGGCTACTTCGCCGACTCGGTGATCCCGGTCAAGGACCGCAACGGCCTGACCGTCCTCGACCACGACGAGCTGATCCGCCCCGACACCAGCGTCGAGGGCCTCGCCGGCCTCAAGGCGTCCTTCGCCCAGATCGGCGCCGACGCCGGCTTCGACGAGGTGGCGCTGGAGAAGTACCACTGGGTCGAGAAGATCAACCACGTCCACCACGCCGGCAACTCCTCCGGCATCGTCGACGGCGCCGCGCTGATGGCGATCGGCACCGAGCAGGTCGGCGCCGAGCTCGGCCTCACCCCGCGTGCGCGCATCGTGTCGATGGCCGTCTCGGGTGCCGACCCGACGATCATGCTCACCGGCCCCGCCCCCGCCGCCCGCAAGGCGCTGGCCAAGGCCGGTCTGGAGACCAAGGACATCGACCTGTTCGAGATCAACGAGGCCTTCGCCGCGGTCGCCATGCGCTTCATGCGCGACATGGGCATCACCGACGAGATCACCAACGTCAACGGCGGCGCCATCGCCATGGGCCACCCGCTGGGTGCCACCGGCGCGATGATCCTCGGCACCCTCATCGACGAGCTGCAGCGCCGCGACCAGAAGCGCGGCCTGGCCACGCTCTGCGTCGGTGGCGGCATGGGCATCGCCACCATCGTCGAGATCGTCTGA
- a CDS encoding MerR family transcriptional regulator produces the protein MDTTSSVTAPSAGSPGRPESKDEELLTLEELTTRVGMSVRNIRFYTSKGLVPPPIRRGRSGFYTADHVSRLELVRELQSHGFTLSAIEKYLAAVPEDATPEQIALHRTMLAPWQAEAVVELSSAELDARAGRSLTPDDLQLLRALGIVRRLGEDTWAVTATQLAVGVGLIELGFPTETAVAAAEVYARHGREVAEELNDLFRTQVWPAYKEAGASAETIREVVERIKPLSIASLVSAYEQAMDETRRESIRARAERGSR, from the coding sequence ATGGACACCACGTCGAGCGTCACCGCCCCGAGCGCGGGCTCCCCCGGGAGGCCCGAGAGCAAGGACGAGGAGCTGCTCACCCTCGAGGAGCTCACGACCCGGGTCGGCATGAGCGTGCGGAACATCCGCTTCTACACCTCCAAGGGCCTGGTCCCACCGCCGATCCGGCGGGGCCGGTCGGGCTTCTACACCGCCGACCACGTGTCCCGGCTCGAGCTCGTCCGCGAGCTGCAGAGCCACGGCTTCACGCTCTCCGCCATCGAGAAGTACCTCGCGGCCGTGCCGGAGGACGCCACCCCCGAGCAGATCGCCCTGCACCGCACGATGCTCGCCCCCTGGCAGGCCGAGGCCGTCGTGGAGCTGAGCAGCGCCGAGCTCGACGCCCGCGCCGGCCGCTCCCTCACCCCCGACGACCTGCAGCTGCTGCGGGCCCTGGGCATCGTGCGTCGTCTTGGCGAGGACACCTGGGCGGTGACCGCGACGCAGCTCGCGGTCGGGGTCGGGCTCATCGAGCTCGGCTTCCCCACCGAGACCGCCGTGGCGGCCGCCGAGGTCTACGCCCGGCACGGCCGCGAGGTCGCCGAGGAGCTCAACGACCTCTTCCGGACCCAGGTCTGGCCGGCGTACAAGGAGGCCGGCGCATCGGCGGAGACGATCCGCGAGGTGGTCGAGCGGATCAAGCCGCTCTCCATCGCCAGTCTCGTCAGCGCCTACGAGCAGGCGATGGACGAGACGCGACGGGAGAGCATCCGCGCCCGCGCGGAGCGCGGCTCCCGGTAG
- a CDS encoding response regulator: MSVTGGNAAEVVKVLVVDDDVQLQGALRQMLTRAGMLVQVAGERAEALSTVAVSVPDVVVLDLSLPDGDGVQLLSELRTWSDVPVLVLTGATDPRRMLAAFEAGADDYLRKPFGPDELLARLRALLRRPRGGEEESAQRTYGGLAVDLAARTVSVSGVPVHLTPTEWRILGALLANPGKLLTHRWVLAEVWDGSHGDETRAALRAHLRTLRSKIGDDASAPRYIATESGAGYRWIALEGAEEPPAPGPAAEAETVTDVAELVHDLNNALTAARLAVALARSRAARLADGAGEDGDQPVGPPLDDAVEQLERVGRLALRIEATVRGETDLLDDEE, encoded by the coding sequence ATGAGCGTCACCGGCGGCAACGCCGCGGAGGTCGTCAAGGTGCTCGTCGTCGACGACGACGTGCAGCTGCAGGGGGCGCTGCGACAGATGCTGACGCGTGCGGGGATGCTGGTGCAGGTGGCCGGTGAGCGCGCCGAGGCGCTGTCCACCGTCGCCGTGTCGGTCCCGGACGTCGTGGTGCTCGACCTGTCGCTCCCCGACGGAGACGGGGTGCAGCTGCTGTCCGAGCTGCGCACCTGGTCGGACGTCCCCGTGCTCGTCCTGACCGGCGCGACCGACCCGCGCCGCATGCTGGCCGCGTTCGAGGCTGGTGCGGACGACTACCTCCGCAAGCCCTTCGGGCCCGACGAGCTCCTCGCGCGCCTTCGGGCCCTGCTGCGCCGCCCTCGTGGAGGCGAGGAGGAGTCGGCGCAGCGCACCTACGGCGGGCTCGCGGTCGACCTCGCCGCCCGGACGGTGAGCGTGAGCGGCGTCCCGGTGCACCTGACGCCGACGGAGTGGCGCATCCTCGGCGCGCTCCTGGCCAATCCCGGCAAGCTGCTGACGCACCGCTGGGTGCTGGCGGAGGTCTGGGACGGCAGCCACGGCGACGAGACACGTGCCGCGCTGCGCGCCCACCTGCGCACGCTCCGGTCCAAGATCGGCGACGACGCCAGCGCGCCGCGGTACATCGCCACCGAGAGCGGGGCCGGCTACCGCTGGATCGCGCTGGAGGGAGCCGAGGAACCCCCGGCCCCCGGCCCGGCTGCCGAGGCGGAGACGGTCACCGACGTCGCCGAGCTGGTGCACGACCTCAACAACGCCCTGACGGCGGCCCGGCTCGCGGTGGCCTTGGCGCGCTCGCGCGCCGCCCGGCTCGCCGACGGGGCCGGCGAGGACGGCGACCAGCCGGTCGGCCCGCCGCTCGACGACGCGGTGGAGCAGCTCGAGCGGGTCGGCCGTCTCGCGCTGCGCATCGAGGCGACCGTGCGGGGCGAGACCGACCTCCTCGACGACGAGGAGTGA
- a CDS encoding response regulator transcription factor → MARIVMVEDDRDVARLLATLLVDAGHEVHAAVDGEEGIALIQQVRPDLALVDMTLPGALDGLDVTRAVRATEGLADLPIWALTARSRPEDRQRGEEAGVSDYLVKPDGIVDLLPRIEAALR, encoded by the coding sequence ATGGCGCGGATCGTGATGGTCGAGGACGACCGGGACGTGGCCCGGCTCCTCGCCACCCTGCTGGTCGACGCCGGGCACGAGGTGCATGCCGCGGTCGACGGCGAGGAGGGCATCGCGCTGATCCAGCAGGTGCGGCCCGACCTGGCCCTGGTGGACATGACCCTGCCGGGAGCGCTGGACGGTCTCGACGTCACGCGCGCGGTCCGTGCGACCGAGGGACTCGCCGACCTCCCCATCTGGGCGCTGACCGCACGCTCGCGGCCGGAGGACCGGCAACGGGGCGAGGAGGCCGGTGTCTCGGACTACCTGGTCAAGCCCGACGGCATCGTCGACCTGCTGCCCCGCATCGAGGCGGCGCTCCGATGA